One Triticum dicoccoides isolate Atlit2015 ecotype Zavitan chromosome 5B, WEW_v2.0, whole genome shotgun sequence genomic window carries:
- the LOC119310056 gene encoding F-box/FBD/LRR-repeat protein At3g26920-like produces the protein MDDVAAAEPEPKKLRQDEQEPPASREGGGGGEENLDHVSRMPDNILGSVISLLSTKEAARTRVLSSRWRHLWRSAPLNLVVDRRLSGRERDRVAIVSKILATHHGPACRFSLAIGAIRLRRDLYAKFDGWFRSPALDGLEELQFYGGCNPLPPSALRLAPTLRVASFRDCGFPDVAAVPALRLPRLKHLKLPGVAISEEALHHLLAGCTALESLELQGNGLSTVRIVSPTLRSIAVYVSYYYKSDMVLQELVIEDAPCLERLIPLDSGDVPMTITVIAAPKLTVLGYLSSQIYELVIGTIIVKEMIPVSLTASMRTVKVLVLESIGPNLDTIARFLRCFPCMEKLYIQSRFRKDMKNVGPYDILIDPIECLNLHLRAIIVNTYRGMQPDVNFAKFLF, from the exons atggacgatgtggcggcggccgaacccgaACCCAAGAAGCTGAGGCAGGACGAGCAAGAGCCTCCGGCGAGCAGGGAgggtggcggaggcggcgaggaGAACCTCGACCACGTAAGCCGCATGCCCGACAACATCCTCGGCAGCGTCATCTCCCTCCTCTCCACCAAGGAGGCCGCGCGGACACGCGTTCTCTCCTCCCGGTGGCGCCACCTCTGGCGCTCCGCCCCGCTCAACCTCGTCGTCGACCGCCGCCTCTCGGGACGGGAGCGCGACCGTGTCGCCATAGTCTCCAAGATCCTTGCCACGCACCACGGTCCTGCTTGCCGCTTCTCCCTCGCCATCGGCGCCATCCGCCTGCGCCGCGACCTCTACGCCAAGTTTGACGGCTGGTTCCGGTCCCCCGCGCTCGATGGCCTCGAGGAGCTCCAATTCTACGGGGGctgcaatccgctgccgccgtccgcgctccgcttgGCGCCCACGCTACGTGTCGCCAGCTTCCGCGACTGTGGTTTTCCCGACGTTGCTGCTGTCCCCGCGCTCCGTCTCCCTCGGCTGAAGCACCTCAAGCTCCCCGGCGTCGCTATTTCAGAGGAAGCCCTCCACCACCTGCTCGCTGGCTGCACTGCgctcgagagccttgagcttcaggGCAACGGGCTCAGCACTGTCCGGATCGTCTCGCCGACTCTTAGGAGTATTGCTGTCTATGTATCTTACTACTACAAATCAGACATGGTGCTTCAGGAGCTTGTCATCGAGGATGCACCATGCCTTGAAAGATTGATCCCACTTGATTCAGGGGATGTCCCAATGACAATCACGGTTATCGCGGCACCCAAGCTAACGGTATTGGGCTACCTGTCTAGCCAAATCTACGAACTTGTGATTGGAACCATAATTGTTAAG GAAATGATCCCCGTCAGCTTGACCGCGTCAATGCGCACAGTGAAGGTGTTGGTCCTAGAAtccatcggccccaacctggatacAATTGCTCGATTTCTTAGATGCTTTCCTTGCATGGAAAAGCTATACATCCAG TCACGTTTTAGGAAGGATATGAAAAATGTGGGGCCATATGACATACTCATCGATCCTATTGAATGCCTCAATCTCCATCTTAGAGCAATCATAGTGAACACCTATCGAGGCATGCAACCAGATGTTAACTTTGCCAAGTTCTTGTTCTGA